One window of the Psychromonas sp. psych-6C06 genome contains the following:
- a CDS encoding DUF294 nucleotidyltransferase-like domain-containing protein, which yields MPQTLIPNIHDFIARIDPFDKLPRDLQRQIASSIKIIYLAKGEQIHFGGEHELRYLYVIRTGSMEQRKHSGMLRAKLSEEDLFGFTFLEKHKEDKEDYTATAIESTLLYLIPHAELLKLLEEHPLFVEHFASNAQVRLHSALDVVWSDSEKGIFVKKVSEVASDKIAVVQHDTPIQEVARDIIAVCSPTAVVMKEGVIVGLITDRDMTKRVILAGVDIQTPVSQVMTEDPLTIGPHDLVLKASSLMMQHNIRSLPVVENNRVFGLLTTTHLVRNNRMQAVFLIEKIKYAETAQDLALLTSERQAIFEALVEGQVNGDVIGHVMTMIMDAYNRRLIQMAEKHFGTPPCEYAWIVAGSHARNEIHMLSDQDNAIILSDEATSSDRLYFQHFSMWICNALDACGFPLCTGKFMAANPKWCQPLRVWKAYYDKWIANPEYDCLLNISVFLETRWLFGDQQFNNELQSHLFDGIAKSSIFLPSLVRDSISINPPLGIFNSLVLEKTGSHSNMLNIKKFALTLIVDLARIYGLAAGATSSETVTRFNEAYDKNMLSEEMLKNVLGAFRFITQIRLTHQLKELKAGREPDNHIDPNIFGSFERKHLKDAFRIISDLQDAAKLRFTREAFSVDIS from the coding sequence ATGCCTCAAACTTTGATCCCTAATATTCATGATTTTATCGCGCGTATTGATCCCTTTGATAAGTTACCTCGTGATTTACAGCGACAAATTGCTTCTTCAATTAAAATCATTTATTTAGCGAAGGGTGAGCAGATCCATTTTGGGGGAGAGCATGAGTTACGATATCTTTATGTCATTCGAACTGGCTCAATGGAGCAGCGTAAACACAGTGGTATGTTACGTGCAAAATTGAGTGAAGAAGACCTGTTTGGTTTTACCTTCTTAGAAAAGCATAAAGAGGATAAAGAAGACTACACTGCGACAGCAATAGAAAGCACGTTATTGTATTTAATTCCCCATGCTGAATTATTAAAACTACTTGAAGAACACCCGTTATTTGTTGAACATTTTGCGAGTAATGCACAGGTTCGTCTGCATTCTGCACTGGATGTTGTTTGGTCGGATAGCGAAAAAGGCATCTTTGTCAAAAAGGTGTCCGAAGTTGCAAGTGATAAAATTGCAGTGGTGCAACACGATACACCAATTCAGGAGGTGGCACGCGATATTATCGCCGTGTGTTCACCGACAGCTGTTGTCATGAAAGAGGGGGTTATCGTTGGTTTAATCACTGATCGTGATATGACTAAACGTGTTATTTTAGCGGGCGTAGATATTCAAACGCCAGTTTCACAAGTAATGACAGAAGATCCACTTACTATCGGCCCTCATGATCTCGTGTTAAAAGCATCCTCATTGATGATGCAACATAATATTCGCAGCCTACCTGTTGTTGAAAATAACCGTGTATTTGGTTTATTGACTACCACTCATTTGGTGCGAAATAATCGTATGCAAGCTGTATTTCTTATTGAAAAAATTAAGTATGCAGAAACAGCACAGGATTTAGCATTACTTACATCTGAACGCCAAGCTATTTTTGAAGCGTTAGTAGAGGGACAAGTAAACGGTGATGTAATTGGCCATGTAATGACGATGATTATGGATGCTTATAATCGCCGTTTAATTCAAATGGCTGAGAAACATTTTGGTACGCCACCTTGTGAGTACGCATGGATAGTGGCGGGCTCTCATGCTCGTAATGAAATTCATATGCTCTCAGATCAAGATAACGCCATCATATTGTCTGATGAAGCTACATCAAGCGACCGATTATATTTTCAGCATTTTTCAATGTGGATTTGTAATGCCTTAGACGCCTGTGGTTTTCCGCTGTGTACTGGTAAGTTTATGGCCGCTAACCCTAAATGGTGTCAGCCTTTACGTGTGTGGAAAGCTTATTATGATAAATGGATAGCTAACCCTGAATACGACTGTTTATTGAATATCAGTGTCTTTTTAGAAACTCGTTGGTTATTCGGCGATCAGCAATTTAATAATGAGTTGCAGTCACACCTTTTTGATGGCATTGCTAAATCGAGTATTTTTCTTCCCTCTTTGGTGCGTGATTCAATATCAATTAATCCCCCACTAGGTATTTTTAATTCATTGGTGCTAGAAAAAACAGGAAGTCACTCTAATATGCTCAATATTAAGAAGTTTGCACTGACGCTAATTGTTGATTTAGCGAGAATTTATGGTTTAGCTGCAGGGGCAACCTCTAGCGAAACCGTGACACGTTTTAACGAGGCTTATGACAAGAATATGTTAAGTGAAGAGATGTTAAAAAATGTATTAGGGGCATTTCGGTTTATTACTCAAATTCGCCTCACACATCAGCTTAAAGAATTAAAAGCGGGTAGAGAGCCTGATAATCATATTGATCCTAATATTTTTGGTAGTTTTGAACGAAAACATTTAAAAGATGCATTTAGGATCATCTCCGATCTACAGGACGCGGCTAAATTACGTTTTACGCGTGAAGCATTTTCTGTGGATATATCTTAA
- a CDS encoding NAD(P)-dependent oxidoreductase codes for MTKPVIGFIGLGLMGGNMVENLQTRGYHVNVMDLSQDAVDAVLARGNATQFTSAKELAAASDIVEFCLTTSAVVEKIVYGEDGVLAGMKEGATLIDFGTSIPASTQKIGAALAEKGCGMIDAPLGRTPAHAKDGLLNIMAAGDVETFNKVKPVLEEQGENVFHLGKLGAGHTTKLINNFIGMTTVTAMSQAFAVAKAAGVDGQQLFDIMSAGPSNSPFMQFTKFYAVDNEEKLGFSVANANKDLGYFLQMVSDLGTQSPIAEGTSKALQAGVDAGLGQNDVPVIFDYFTKLEK; via the coding sequence ATGACTAAACCAGTAATCGGTTTCATCGGTCTTGGCCTTATGGGCGGCAACATGGTTGAAAACTTACAAACACGTGGTTACCACGTAAACGTGATGGATTTAAGCCAAGATGCTGTTGATGCTGTACTTGCTCGTGGTAACGCGACGCAATTCACTTCTGCTAAAGAATTAGCTGCTGCTTCTGATATCGTTGAATTCTGCCTGACAACTTCTGCAGTTGTTGAAAAAATCGTATACGGCGAAGACGGCGTGCTAGCTGGAATGAAAGAAGGTGCTACATTAATTGATTTTGGTACTTCTATTCCTGCTTCAACTCAAAAAATCGGTGCTGCGTTAGCAGAGAAAGGTTGTGGCATGATCGATGCTCCTCTTGGCCGTACTCCTGCACATGCTAAAGATGGTCTATTAAACATCATGGCGGCTGGTGATGTAGAAACGTTTAATAAAGTTAAGCCTGTATTAGAAGAGCAAGGCGAGAACGTATTTCATTTAGGTAAATTAGGTGCGGGCCACACAACTAAGTTAATTAATAACTTTATTGGTATGACGACAGTTACTGCGATGTCTCAAGCGTTTGCTGTAGCTAAAGCTGCTGGCGTTGATGGTCAACAATTATTCGACATTATGTCTGCAGGCCCTTCTAATTCACCATTCATGCAGTTTACTAAGTTCTACGCTGTTGATAATGAAGAAAAATTAGGTTTCTCTGTTGCTAATGCAAACAAAGATCTTGGTTACTTCTTACAAATGGTTTCTGATTTAGGTACTCAATCTCCAATTGCTGAAGGTACTTCTAAAGCCCTACAAGCTGGTGTTGATGCTGGTTTAGGTCAAAATGATGTACCTGTTATTTTCGATTACTTCACTAAATTAGAAAAGTAA